Genomic window (Aricia agestis chromosome 7, ilAriAges1.1, whole genome shotgun sequence):
gtgggacggaagaccgacacgaccggcgagagatcaggcgcaggaccgactttttacatgcccatccgacgcatggatcatcttacttgtcagacaatcaggtgatcagcctgcattgtcctaaccaaacttggaaataacatgtttccaacgcgggaatcgaacccacaacctccgagtcaagagccgcgctctgtaccactagaccacggggGCAATATAACctatacacattcatgatcatTTGTCCATCTTAGGTCAATACGGAAACGCTaaatcgaaataaaaaaaaacaataaaaattctcGTAGACACCAACTAAATGAGAAATACTCAAAATTATAATGAGTAAGTATTCATAAACACATTTCTTGCAATaagagtaataactaataagacaaACTAAACAAGTGCAAACAACATGTACTTACTTTGTAAGCAATTCTTATTGTAGCAATACAAAAGAAAGATAACAATGTCTCATGGGAAACTGCGCGGGCGCATGTGACGTCAGTGATTAAGTAGCGTTACGCATCCCGGCGCCGCGCGAATTAATTGCACCAAttacaaagaaaacaacgcgaATGTCAGCCAAGTATTAGATAATTAACCACCTTGTACCACCACCTGCTACTTAACGATATCATACACTACACTGAAATATGATGTGCTCTTCTGTGATATGGTTACGGCTTCACGCAACATTATTATGAGAAAGTAAAAAATCATTGCAAATGAAAATTCAAACACGACTTACAACAAGGTCTGTGGTGTAGGCTCTTAGCATCGAAAAGGATGTTAGTAATATCAGAAGTATCACAACACACTTCGTTATCCGCCCAGATAAGCTACAGAcagccttaagaggagtccacaccgccctttttcccatacaaacgttgtcccctgtttcctccctggataatgctagtagagttataatttttttcctgaatatctacggccactaatacaatgtccctatgttttcttttttttcataatttaattattgaaaaagatatgaacgttcaaaaacccaaaaaaattgccagattttccgctgtgttcaaacgtccaggaaacagatttggctagattatacaaaaaaagcaaaacataggaacacagctcaagcctttttttaatctttaatgaaaaaagtacttaaatcggttaagttttggagaaggaatcgggggacaacgaatcgttgattttctggattttctgcagttgtctctatctcgttctgcggtataggtaagagagacagctatagatatttcacgtacttttttttcatttctctagcccctggtgtatcctcttaatataagTACTGCTTCTTTAGTTTGTACTGAataatgttatatattataatgttataatatgaaTGTTACTGAACTGAAAATCTCAATGCTATTCGAAAGAGTCTTGTAGCGCTCTATCAATAAATCAAACTTCATAGAAATCTTTGTCAACAGATCAGCAGGAGGACAACAAATACGCGCTAAGCAGCACCGTAACCAGCAACCCTGGGGCAAGGCTCTGCGCGCAATGCGGCAAGGTCATCACAGAGAGGTTCCTCCTCAAAGCCATGGAGAGATTCTGGCACGAGGACTGCCTCAAGTGCGGTTGCTGCGACTGCCGGCTCGGAGAAGTCGGCTCCAAACTGTACTACAAAGCTGACTTGATGCTTTGTAAGAGAGACTACCTTAGGTGGGTGCTGGCCTTTGTAGATAGATGTTAATTTTAGAAAAGCCTCTATTAATGATGTTTTAATCGACGCGATGTTGTTATTAATTGAAACAGATTTGTTTCTGTTGAACAAATCAGAGAGAATGAAAAAGTTGAGTTACGTTTTTATTGTTATGAAAGTTTCAGATTCAGAACAATCTCAACATTCCCGGTATATTCTATTTAGACGTTTACGTGAATaggatgtatttttatttaaaacattgtcACCAGGTTATTCGGGGCCACGGGCAACTGCGTGGCGTGCAACAAAGTCATTCCCGCCTTCGAAATGGTGATGCGGGCGAAGAGCTTCGTCTACCACTTGGAGTGTTTCGCCTGCCAGCAGTGCAATCACAGgttacattttaactgtttcagTAAAAACGTCCTAAGTAttgaaattttgatttatttctttattaaaatcaCGGCCACAAATCAGAATACAAGTTTTCGCCCTTTCGGAAATTAGTGCATACGTAAATTATACAATTAGAATATTATCCTTCTATTATTTCTAGGATATCTTACATAGCTTGTAGACAAAGTAAGCCATTAATTATTCCATAAATTTTCCACTCAAGCAAAGCCAGCTTGTCtatttaatgaagaattaaatcattttaatattaatctcGCAGTATCTCCACTCAGTCATGCGATTTCTTCGACTGGCCGCTTCTTATCGCGCAATTTACATTAACGATTGGCAAACGAGTAACACGGTATCTCCTGTGCAGGTTCTGCGTGGGCGACAGATTCTACTTGTGCGATAACAAAATACTGTGCGAGTACGACTACGAGGAGAGGCTGGTTTTTGCCAGCATGGCGGCCAACCCCAGCGGCCTGGCGCACATCAGGAGACAAGTCAGCGGGTTGCAGGTGATTATTAATATACCTGTTATAGGattgagcacactgagacgggccgtgccgggactcagcgtgccggggctcatcgcaaaaatccgcctccatacaatttgtatggaagcggatgcgcgtatcgcacactgtgtcggggcgcagcggatttccgcttccatacaaattgtatggaggcggatttttgcgatgagccccggcccCCGGCACGCtgcggcccgtctcagtgtgctcactcctttagagtTATGACTTAGGACAGATAGTTACGGCTAGCGGCTCCGAGTATACCGGGCGTCATGCGATGTTGCACCATGCGATAGTTACAGTACTCGACGTTATTGAATTTCGTTGTGGAATTTAAAATTGCTAGTAATTTCGCATAAAAGTTTGATGAAATTATTAATGCAGGGTATACCGTAAACGGTCCGTCCAATTTTGCATAGAGgctattaataacaattttaatttcacACACAAACACTTCGAGGAATTGAATAATTGAGTGTGTAATGAAATACACGAAACCCGTATTAACAACGACGTGAATACTTTATCGCGGGTGTCGGTGTATGGAGTAGGTATCATATTGCGAGTTCTCACCACGTGGCGGGCAGACCACACGCCACGTTCGATCAATTAGAGGCTCGCTGCGACGTGGTCGGACGATACCGTGGGAGACCATGGCCGACATCGATCCGacacttttttactgaaatctAATAGCCCCGCATCACAATAAAAACGTAAATAACCGTATATTCACGCCACGAATTGTGTATTTACCGATTTATTACGGGCTCGCTTGTTACGTTCGCCGTTTGAGTTTCGAGCGCCATAATTCTCCTGTTTATGGAAGTACGTAATACAAAGGAGTTCTAGGGGCCGATGTAGATAAAAGGTACGCGAAAAAGTAGGCAGCGGAGCGAGTGACTCTCGCAAGGACACTGTTAGTGGAAGATTCTATCTCGAGTTTATTATGTTTCTTTTGTGATCATTAATCTTTCTCGAACGAACGCTTGTCGGAATGCGAATGTGGGGGAATCTATTTCATTTTATGAGCGCGAGTGGAGGAAGCCATTCAGCCGCGCGACACTTCTAATCGACTTTTTGATTGCGCACCCCAAGACCTTGTACTCTAGTCGGGAGATTGatcaaaaacgtttttattcaATTACTCTATCAATTCTAAAACTATATTTAccaactttttaatttgatgATGTttcagtaaaaatataaaaacgttTGCTCCATCCGGTTGAAAGTTGATaggatataaattattatctaaattttttacaaaatattttaatatttctagtTAATAAAGCCACAAATTTTACCAAATGCTGGTCCATCCGCGTGATTATTTCGCTCCAGAAATGAGTACATTAGATGAAGCACTCCGCTATCAATATAAGTAGAGTGCATGATCATTAATCTTTTAACTCCACTTTGCCGGGCAATTACGACGTTTTCCCCATTATGTTATCAAAGGAGCAAGGGAGAGCTTTTATTGTAGCCCTATTCTTTCATTACTTAGGAGTCAATGTAAgaaattgtaacaaaatcttttatataCTAGCTAGCTTTTGTTTGCGACTGCGTGCACGTTTATTGTGTCTGTAAGAAACTGACCGTCCGGCAAGTAGTGCTTTAGATTGTTGACTGACTCAGGTTAGTTTTGTTTAACGTTCTATCCGACTTTTATCAATTGTCTATTACCTCTGATTCTTGctctttatatataaataccATAAGTTTTATCTTATTTGCCTCGGTAATTTTCTTTcaacacaataaaatatgtgcTGAAACTGCCCTTTTGATCCACAGTCTAATCTTCTTACAAAATGTGTCAATCGTCTACACAGAGTCTAATTTCCACGTGTTTCCAGTCCCCTAGCGGCGGTTACGTGGGTGCGTGCGTGGCCGGTCCCCCGCTGGAGAAGGACGCGGGCGGGTGCGCGGGCGCCGACGACGCGTCCTCCGGCTACGGCAGTCCGCCCGACCCCGACGTGTGCGACGCCGCGCGATGACTGCCGACGCCGCGCCGACTGATCGCCTCGGTATGTGAGGCTACTTGGTACTCTTGAATCTTGATACTTGGTACTCAAAATGTGCTCGCTAGTTATGTTACTTGAACTTGGCTGGACATGCTACCGACTGTCTAGATTTGGTGTGTTTTGTAAAAGgttgaaaaaatttaaaaaagaaatgttCATCGATAAAAACTGCAGATCGCTTCAATAGTCTGATCCAGATCAATAGGATGCAGTTGCTTCCGAACATTGCATTTCAAACTTGTCTAAAGCTCAGGCGAAAGCCGGCACTAGAGTAGAAAATTCGAGTAGAAAACATATTTCTGCCAGCCGGAAAAGTGAAATTGGTTCCTTAACTTTGTGTGTATCTTATCAATGAGCTATGTTTACAATCCATTCACGTATGAAATTTGTTTTAGGTGAAGCCTCACTGAGCGTTGGCGGAGAAGTATATTGGACCCCGTTCGGCTCGGATTTCCGAGGGAGGGGGAGATTCTTACTAAGCGATAATCTTGTTAGAGCGTATTATTTTCATCATCTCACCGAAGTACTGAATCACGCCGCTTTCGTTCATGTAAAATATTTCAACACGACTTAAGTGGATAGTGCAATTTAAATTAGACATTATTGTTGAGAATATTTATGCAAACGGATACCTAAGTGGTATACATCGACGCGTCTGCACCGTCGAGCGCCGCAGCGCACATTAGCGACGGGCCGCGGTTGCGGCACTTTACAAAATGTCCGGACGGGACGCGATAGCGCCCTCAGAACACGATATTCCCATTATGTATACGATTTGAGTCTACTTGTTAAGATAAAGTCTCGTCGGTAAGACGTGAAATCTCGCTTACTCTATCGCGTAGTCGGTGACAAAAATGTGAGTAATGTTTTGTTGATcgatattttttgtttgaaatttttatCATTGACTATAATATTTCGCGCTTAGCAAACTAAACCACTCCGAGTACATATTTGGGATATTTATGAgtcttatatgtatattttatattttaaaaatgtataataaatttcataCAACGAGTCAGGTCcgtgtaatataatatctattgatAAAATCGATCTCATTGTTAAAATTTGTATACTCGGGTATAGAATATTGTTATCATACAAGGTATGAACTTATGTATTCTTTTATGCACTACGATTCGGTTAAGTACGATATGTTATGTTTGTACCAAAGACGATTTCATTTACATCTGATAAGTTTTCATTTTGTTtgagtttatattattattgtgtaatattatgcGTTAGGTACTCTGAAGCGGTGCAATGGTTGATGTAAtagttattattaagtaattgtacataagaaataattgtAACTAAgatttgtaaattatatttttgcgaTGCTAATGGCTGTCATAATTTTCCATCTCGAGCTGTTTTTcgctttgttaaaaataaattgcaaGTTTCACAAGCATTTTCTCAAAATCCATTCTAATGTGTACATTTTACATCTGTGTAAAACTTCTGATAGAAATCACCTTAAACATTGTAATATAGACTAACCTCGAAAACATCGACGAaacaatatttcattttatggttattatgtaaataaatatatttatttaataattatatacgacttttatttaaaacctaTTTTTACCATATAAATGCGAGTAACAACTCACattagaataatttaaaaaattgtattgctcaataaaatatttttatatggcaACTGGTAGAGTACATGAATAGATTTAAAGATTAACGTTACTTAGATATTAATTATGATTGAAAACGTCCAACACACCGAAACAAAGTGCCATTACTGTAATGTGCGCTGGCTTTTATTCTGTACATTTGAAAAGCTCTACATTTAGGGCGTAATATCCTAAAGTGAAGTAGTTGTTGTATACTTTATAAAGGCATTATGCAAATAGAGTCATCACAAGTAAAAGCTCGTGTTTTTGTAGacagaataataaattttattagagGTAATCACTTAAGTAAATCTAACGAAACAACACCCGTAATATATGGCTATTAACACTTGTTAAAGTGTTGTTAAGGAACCGTTAAAATTATCAAAGAGTGAAACTGTTAACAACAGTATTTAGTTGCGTACAGAACATCCGTATACAGTATGACATCAAATACGATAAATAACGATAAGCCGCTTGTCAGACATCTTAGTTATTTTAGTACTAACGACTTCCACACAAAACATCATTTACGTGAAGCCATTAGCAATATTCTCgcgtttattttaaatatttgagattttAAATGTGTCCGGGCTTAAGGCCGCCTCTCCTCCCCCCGCGTTCCCCCCCGCGTCTTCCCGCGCCGCGTGATAATTGGCATAAGTGCTCTTTCAATCTTTTGaatcatttaaaataactttacaaGAGATGTTTTATCATTGTATGGATGTTCCGTTGGATttgatttaaattaagtaagtatatttatgttacaaaatatactgaCAAATATTATAGTACGAATGTTGATTACTGTGTTTTATgggaaaaaagtattttatgaaaacctataatatgtattaagtaaACTTTACCATAATTTATATGGTACTCCTGCTACAGagtaatattacttttaaaagCGAGGGTATAAGGTTctcaaaaatgaaaatataatacttaaagCATTCGCGTACAGCATTTAGTATGAAAAACAAACATCGCTCTACAAACAAGCACACGAGATTCTTATGCTAATGGTATCAAACTAAATAACTAATTAAAGACCCTCAACCCTCGCGCGGCTGCCATATACGGAACTGGCAGCGCATTAGTATTTTAAATGGGACGTCAATCACCAGACGATTGAAAAACAGATAATTCCGCTAAATAGGCCCGCAAAAAACCCCCCAGACGTTATAAAAATGCAACTCTCGCTAAATATTAATTCCAGCGACTCGAACAATGCTGGGATACAATTTCTAAAAGAAGCAATACGTGCAGTTTATTCGTTGTAATTAGGTGGGTAGTAAGTTTTTACGGCGCGCGGGGTATGTCCATAACATTCCCCGCGACGCACCACATTAACGAGCGTCGTTTAGTTGTTTGCTGTTTAAATAAGAGCAGTAATGTAATTTTAATGATCTCACAAAAATGTGTGTAGCGGCTAGCGCCGCGTGTGCTTATCTCGCTACTTTACTACAGATCTCTCACAAATCTCACACAACTCGGCTAGATTCGATCTCACGACTCTCAGAGTCGTATTGTTTCTTGATAGAGTTATAAATAGAGTTGATGGAATTACTTGGCTTTAGTTTTATGCGGCCAATCTATCCTTATTATGTTGTTTCATTACATACTGAAAACAGTGAAAAGAATATTTCTTCCTGTCACGAGTTGTTGCGATATTTTTCAGTATctgaaaattattgaaaatagtatttgaattttgagttcaatgaatgaataatttttgatagataagtataaaatatagtataatTTATTCATTATAATCGACAgacagataatatttaaaatggaaACGTGAGTTTAACTGATTGTCTGTCTATCACATATTtacgtttaaactttaaatcaatgaaatgattttaatgaaatttaaaaatagagaTGTTTGATACCTgggaaataacataataataacattgaatAACTGCGTTGCACCGGTTTATTACGGATTTTGCGTAATAAACCGGTGTAACGCAGTCTCGGGTAACATCTAGCGAAACggtatgtacagaaataaatAAACCTACTGGGAAAACAATCTTTTCGACCGGAAAATATGTACAATGATTGATGACCACTGCCGACGCAAGTTTAAAAATTGCCTCGTATAAACAATAGAATCCGCCAAGTTGGAGAACGCTCGTGGCACCcactttaacttttttaattaaatttgtgaTTTTTCCCCGCCACGGACAATCTGCAGGGCTTaggtaaaa
Coding sequences:
- the LOC121728677 gene encoding LIM domain only protein 3-like, producing MIRDPPAMHKPDNGTNQQEDNKYALSSTVTSNPGARLCAQCGKVITERFLLKAMERFWHEDCLKCGCCDCRLGEVGSKLYYKADLMLCKRDYLRLFGATGNCVACNKVIPAFEMVMRAKSFVYHLECFACQQCNHRFCVGDRFYLCDNKILCEYDYEERLVFASMAANPSGLAHIRRQVSGLQSPSGGYVGACVAGPPLEKDAGGCAGADDASSGYGSPPDPDVCDAAR